In a genomic window of Corvus moneduloides isolate bCorMon1 chromosome 17, bCorMon1.pri, whole genome shotgun sequence:
- the TRPC4AP gene encoding short transient receptor potential channel 4-associated protein: MLAGLRSPRLRTRRSGPRGGLAVCVPSAEAMAAVAGGGTAPGSGSGSGSGGARAATTNILAQLRHGQLSGRGLTRGAQITEALLKERDKQAKWNGIPLLLQKLYEHSHPNSDFSQCQSILKEISPLLSMEAMVYVTEDRKAAQESSFPNTYTFDLFGGVDLLVEILMRPTLITQKKKQKISDDLIKDCLSILYNTCICTEGVTRRLAERNDFVLFLFTLMTNKKTFLQTATLIEDILGVKKEMIQLDDIPNLASLVSSFDQQQLANFCRILAVTISELDTGSDDKHTLLAKNAQQKKNLGPSRAEINQATLLNIPGFIERLCKLATRKVSETTGTSSFLQELEEWYTWLDNALVLDALMRVANEEAEQSSTESSDESGLANTSTRTQLPQSMKIMHEIMYKLEVLYVLCVLLMGRQRNQVHKMIAEFRLIPGLNNLFDKLIWRKHSASALVLHGHNQNCDCSPDITLKIQFLRLLQSFSDHHENKYLLLNSQELNELSAISHKANIPEVDAVVNTDRSLVCDGKRGLLTRLLQVMKKEPAESSFRFWQARAVESFLRGTTSYADQMFLLKRGLLEHILYCIVDSECKSRDVLQSYFDLLGELMKFNIDAFKRFNKYINTDEKFQIFLNQINSSLVDSNMLVRCITLSLDRFENQSDAKVAEVLSECRLLSYMSQMSMRMSFLFRLINIIHVQTLTQENVSCLNTSLVILMLARRKEKLPFYLRTLQQMEYTEKYPGFILNNFHSLLRFWQQHYLNKDKDSTCLENSSCISFTYWKETVSILLSPDRTSPCAIVSYIDEAYMDIDRDFSEE; this comes from the exons ATCACAGAGGCCTTGTTGAAGGAAAGAGATAAACAAGCAAAATGGAATGGGATCCCCCTGCTGTTGCAGAAGCTGTACGAGCACAGCCACCCAAACAGCGACTTCTCCCAGTGCCAAAGCATCCTAAAG GAAATTTCTCCACTCCTTTCGATGGAAGCCATGGTTTATGtcacagaagacagaaaagctgCTCAAGAGTCCAGTTTCCCAAACACATACACATTTGACTTGTTTGGAGGAGTCGAT cttttaGTAGAAATTCTCATGAGACCAACTCTtattacacagaaaaagaagcagaaaa TAAGTGATGACCTCATCAAGGACTGTTTAAGCATACTGTACAACACCTGTATATGT ACGGAAGGAGTCACGAGGCGACTGGCGGAGAGAAACGACTTTGTGTTGTTCCTGTTTACACTGATGACAAACAAAAAGACATTCCTACAAACTGCAACGCTCATTGAAGATATCCTGGGAGTTAAAAAG GAAATGATCCAGCTGGATGATATTCCCAACCTGGCAAGCCTGGTATCCAGCTTtgaccagcagcagctggccaACTTCTGCAGGATCCTGGCTGTCACCATCTCAGAGCTCGACACGGGCAGTGATGACAAGCACACTCTTCTGGCCAAAAAtgcccagcagaaaaaaaacttgGGCCCTTCCCGAGCTGAAATTAATCAAG caacaCTTCTGAATATTCCAGGCTTCATTGAGCGATTGTGCAAGCTGGCCACACGGAAGGTGTCTGAAACTACAGGGACTTCcagcttcctgcaggagctggaagagtGGTACACCTGGCTGGACAATGCACTCGTGCTGGATGCACTGATGAGAGTGGCAAAtgaggaggcagagcagagcagtacAG AGTCTTCAGATGAGAGTGGACTGGCCAACACCTCTACAAGAACACAGCTGCCCCAGTCCATGAAGATCATGCACGAGATCATGTACAAGCTGGAGGTGCTCTATGTTCTCTGCGTGCTGCTCATGGGCAGACAGAGGAATCAG GTTCATAAAATGATAGCAGAGTTCAGACTCATTCCTGGCCTCAATAACCTGTTTGACAAACTCATCTGGAGGAAGCACTCGGCCTCAGCCCTGGTTCTGCACGGACACAACCAGAATTGTGATTGCAGCCCG GACATTACTTTAAAGATACAATTCTTGAGGCTTCTTCAGAGTTTCAGTGACCACCATGA GAACAAGTATCTCCTTCTGAACAGCCAGGAACTGAACGAGCTGAGTGCAATCTCCCATAAAGCCAACATCCCTGAAGTGGATGCAGTGGTCAACACTGACAG GAGTCTTGTCTGTGATGGGAAGAGAGGTTTGTTGACCAGATTGCTTCAGGTCATGAAGAAGGAACCAGCAGAATCCTCCTTCAG gTTTTGGCAAGCAAGGGCAGTTGAAAGTTTTCTGCGAGGCACCACCTCCTATGCAGACCAGATGTTCCTGCTCAAGAGAGGACTCCTGGAG CATATTCTCTACTGCATTGTTGATAGTGAGTGCAAGTCACGGGATGTGCTTCAGAGTTACTTTGACCTTCTGGGAGAGCTGATGAAATTCAACATTGATGCATTTAAGAGGTTCAACAAGTACATCAACACAGATGAGAAg ttccagatatttttaaatcagatcAACAGCTCTTTGGTGGACTCAAACATGCTCGTTCGCTGCATCACGCTGTCCCTGGACCGGTTTGAGAATCAGTCTGATGCTAAAG TTGCAGAAGTCCTGTCCGAGTGCCGCCTGTTGTCCTACATGTCCCAGATGTCCATGAGGATGTCCTTCCTTTTCCGTCTCATTAATATTATCCATGTACAGACACTTACACAG GAAAATGTCAGTTGTTTGAACACAAGTTTAGTTATCCTAATGCTGGCCcgaaggaaagaaaagctccCTTTTTATCTGCGCACCTTGCAACAGATGGAATACACGGAAAAATACCCTGGCTTCATCCTGAACAACTTCCACAGTCTCCTGCGATTCTGGCAGCAGCATTACCTCAACAAGGATAAAGACAGCACCTGCTTAGAAAAT agctcctgtATTAGTTTTACCTACTGGAAAGAGACTGTTTCGATACTGCTCAGTCCGGACCGGACGTCCCCCTGTGCCATAGTCAGCTACATCGACGAGGCGTACATGGACATTGACAGAGACTTTTCCGAGGAGTAA